A single genomic interval of Aureliella helgolandensis harbors:
- a CDS encoding polysaccharide deacetylase family protein: protein MQVRECVLFLPSYELDGYPRHLPSPEAAALLSGWIGLWHPQLMALSQTLPRWHQVESPPSNLEHGIYVLPECSTEYLPHDLEARVADANSVLLRPVTAWRDMQQRVLKSVGLVDEYADEHPLAWIVPQFAALGFAYLQVQLMTRQLRYSSNLDLTAFSEQAMEAAEAAQAGNAELAEEKLQGCFDSLGQERDHYYSLDVHLVDVTLLAPTTLGRSLAKQLDNGFKTSYLASAELLSQLRDKNGTNFQQFVDSVASEQACVVGGLERERPTPLMARETMARDALAGRAAYAELGVEPPLVFGRMSYGLLPDSAAFLRRLGYKGTLLLAFSNGRYPLGNQTKISWEASDGTFLSALAGPVLDASDPASFHSIGWTLGDALDHQHVPTVLFAHWPGRYCEFYELLQLVAARTPALGKWQTASDYFIDTDQPYHQERLKADAFQCNWLAETEDAGELLLATKAYHLAQAQLRSVQNLSNLLWQLQHSSTRNDKLPVPTPEISPDPSALPLPLAMQAWAPDLAALQSRVDSLFDDIPRAEQRAAEIQQQLDQYANQVLQELAGLLAAIKQAAPTDNDDCVRVLLNPRSCPVRVISTLPTQRSYPADTAWHFAEASTGDARQACIDLPSMGFVASDLAAEPSSGPREAALAENGGLIRNEFLEAQVDMSRGHLRTLHVPGIRGNRFSLQLARRTHDAQGELVYSEMVASKVQVITANPICGVIRASGVLKEAGRSVGKFEVDYQTTRGSRILEVKFRLSELQPLGDGNPWRAAYVARLAWPTEAAILKTYACGGRQSWTSGKAIAPALIDIDEADYHTQILTGGLAFHRRTDLRFLETILATEGQSSVEHRMGIGVDLPYPIQSAMAFMDHPYEVSLPKGNKPISKSGWLVSCNAKNVTVELECPLVDEQQRLIGMRLFLTENAGKSTSAGIRLFRELKSAARVDYIGGKVGDLSVSGDRVTIALRSSEQVNVDVVWS from the coding sequence ATGCAAGTTCGCGAATGTGTGTTGTTTCTTCCTAGTTATGAACTCGATGGTTATCCCCGGCATCTTCCCTCACCAGAGGCGGCCGCCCTGCTCTCTGGTTGGATCGGGCTATGGCATCCGCAGTTGATGGCGCTCAGTCAAACGCTCCCACGCTGGCATCAAGTGGAGAGCCCACCCTCCAATCTAGAGCACGGCATCTACGTCTTGCCCGAGTGTTCCACGGAGTATTTGCCCCACGACTTAGAGGCGAGAGTGGCTGACGCAAATTCGGTCCTGCTCCGCCCCGTAACCGCGTGGCGCGACATGCAGCAGCGCGTGCTCAAATCGGTGGGCTTGGTGGATGAGTACGCAGACGAGCATCCTCTGGCTTGGATCGTGCCTCAGTTCGCTGCACTCGGCTTTGCCTATTTGCAAGTCCAGTTGATGACGCGGCAGTTGCGTTATTCGAGCAATCTCGATTTAACCGCTTTTTCCGAGCAGGCGATGGAGGCGGCTGAGGCGGCACAGGCCGGCAATGCGGAATTGGCTGAGGAAAAACTGCAAGGCTGCTTCGACTCTCTAGGGCAGGAACGCGATCATTATTACTCGCTGGATGTGCATCTGGTCGATGTCACGCTGCTAGCGCCCACCACGCTCGGCCGCTCGCTGGCGAAGCAGTTAGACAACGGTTTTAAGACTTCCTACTTGGCCAGTGCTGAATTGTTGTCCCAGTTGCGAGATAAGAATGGAACCAACTTTCAGCAGTTCGTCGATAGCGTTGCCTCGGAGCAAGCGTGTGTGGTTGGCGGATTGGAGCGAGAGCGTCCCACTCCGTTGATGGCTCGCGAGACGATGGCCCGCGATGCGTTGGCCGGCCGCGCGGCCTATGCCGAATTGGGCGTAGAGCCTCCGCTAGTTTTCGGCCGCATGAGCTACGGACTCTTGCCCGATAGCGCTGCGTTCCTGCGCCGCCTGGGCTACAAGGGAACGCTCCTGTTGGCATTCAGCAATGGTCGATACCCGCTAGGCAATCAAACTAAGATTTCCTGGGAAGCCTCCGATGGCACATTCCTGTCCGCGTTGGCGGGACCGGTGCTCGATGCGTCCGATCCAGCCAGCTTTCATTCTATCGGTTGGACCCTGGGGGACGCCCTCGACCATCAGCATGTCCCCACAGTCCTTTTCGCTCACTGGCCGGGGCGCTACTGCGAGTTCTACGAATTGCTCCAGCTCGTCGCAGCTCGCACCCCTGCCCTCGGCAAGTGGCAAACCGCGAGCGATTACTTCATCGATACCGACCAGCCCTATCATCAAGAACGATTGAAGGCCGATGCGTTTCAATGCAACTGGCTGGCTGAAACCGAGGATGCCGGTGAGCTATTGCTGGCAACGAAGGCATACCATCTCGCGCAGGCACAGTTGCGGTCGGTGCAGAATCTGAGCAACTTGCTGTGGCAACTGCAGCATTCCTCGACGCGAAACGACAAACTTCCGGTACCGACGCCCGAGATCTCGCCAGATCCGTCCGCCCTCCCCTTGCCCCTGGCGATGCAGGCCTGGGCCCCAGATTTGGCTGCCCTTCAATCTCGAGTGGATAGCCTGTTCGACGATATTCCTCGCGCCGAACAGCGCGCCGCCGAGATTCAGCAGCAGCTCGACCAATACGCGAACCAAGTCCTGCAGGAACTGGCCGGCTTGCTGGCTGCGATCAAGCAGGCGGCCCCAACTGATAATGACGATTGTGTACGCGTCTTGCTGAATCCGCGGAGTTGCCCAGTTCGAGTGATTTCGACGCTTCCCACGCAGCGGTCCTATCCAGCCGATACTGCATGGCATTTCGCAGAAGCGTCTACCGGCGACGCCCGCCAGGCCTGCATCGACCTTCCCTCAATGGGCTTTGTCGCGAGCGACTTGGCCGCCGAGCCTTCCTCCGGACCTCGCGAGGCTGCGCTGGCAGAAAATGGTGGGTTGATTCGAAACGAGTTTCTCGAAGCTCAAGTCGATATGTCGCGCGGCCATCTGCGGACGCTGCACGTTCCTGGAATCCGTGGGAATCGGTTCAGCCTACAGCTTGCCCGGCGTACTCATGATGCCCAGGGCGAGCTCGTCTATTCCGAGATGGTGGCTTCCAAAGTCCAAGTCATTACCGCCAATCCAATCTGTGGTGTGATCCGCGCGTCCGGTGTGCTCAAAGAGGCTGGACGCAGCGTTGGGAAGTTTGAAGTCGACTACCAAACCACTCGCGGTAGTCGCATTCTCGAAGTGAAGTTTCGCTTAAGTGAGTTGCAACCATTGGGGGATGGAAACCCCTGGCGGGCCGCCTACGTTGCTCGACTGGCTTGGCCAACCGAAGCTGCCATTCTGAAGACCTACGCGTGTGGTGGCCGGCAGAGTTGGACCAGTGGCAAGGCCATTGCACCAGCCTTGATCGACATCGACGAAGCGGACTACCACACTCAGATCCTAACCGGTGGTCTGGCCTTCCATCGACGCACCGATTTGCGTTTCCTTGAAACTATCCTGGCCACCGAAGGCCAGAGTTCGGTTGAACATCGCATGGGCATTGGCGTAGATTTGCCCTACCCAATACAGTCGGCCATGGCGTTTATGGATCACCCCTATGAAGTTTCCCTGCCGAAGGGAAATAAACCGATTTCCAAGAGTGGTTGGCTGGTCAGTTGCAACGCGAAGAATGTAACGGTCGAACTCGAATGCCCGCTGGTGGATGAACAGCAGCGGTTGATCGGTATGCGTTTGTTCTTAACTGAGAACGCTGGTAAATCTACCAGTGCCGGGATCCGACTCTTCCGAGAGCTGAAGTCGGCGGCCCGCGTCGATTACATTGGAGGAAAGGTGGGCGACCTGAGCGTTTCAGGGGATCGAGTGACGATTGCCCTACGCTCCAGTGAGCAGGTGAATGTCGACGTCGTGTGGAGTTAA
- a CDS encoding carboxy terminal-processing peptidase yields the protein MRTNIKLTGLGLLASFAGLWVAGNIVVAQQAPRENLAVQDMTTARPLDHTIIQTVARYMDRQHLSKHRMDDEISKRAFDQFLRALDPLKLYFLQSDIEAFHSSLTRLDDYALAGKMDFAIDAFKTFLKRVDERVEMAHAAIDSEHDFTVAEKLAIDRDVIEYPASDAEAQDRMRRQIKYQLLVLESEKIQADKDKESGKELTDTQRVLAADPNEDPRERLHRRYRTIHKRWHQTDADELLEIYVSAITTSFDPHTSYMSPDTLDNFRIVMSLNLDGIGAQLMSEDGYTKLTSIVPGGAADKDGRLKPGDKIVQVAQGEDGMLEDVVDMKLDDVVHRIRGTAGTVVRLGVMPAAGGELQIYDITRAKITLDDSAARSEVVEYGKKADGQPFKFGYIDLPSFYMDMQAARDNSDSFRSTTRDVSLILSDFRAQKVDAVVLDLSRNGGGSLTEAINLTGLFVDQGPVVQVKNPQGQVDVYDDSASGVAWDGPLVVMTSKESASASEILAGAIQDYRRGIIVGDPTTHGKGTVQSLIDLGEQLMGIPGEMGALKLTIQQFYLPGGKSTQRAGVLSDVVLPAITASIDNSESDLDYALPNDTVREAKHMDYKMVDGAVLGILRANSTQRVSNSKGFEKLFQRIEMFKQQKDEDYVSLKREDFLRRRNELDAQREEQTQALDSQVPKKDVFKMDYYNEEILNVAKDYVEAMSKLDLAQAS from the coding sequence ATGCGAACGAATATAAAACTGACCGGGTTAGGGCTGCTAGCAAGTTTTGCTGGCCTCTGGGTAGCGGGAAATATTGTCGTGGCTCAACAAGCACCACGCGAAAACCTCGCAGTGCAGGACATGACGACCGCGCGTCCGCTGGATCACACGATCATTCAAACCGTCGCGCGATACATGGATCGCCAGCATTTGTCGAAGCACCGCATGGATGACGAAATATCGAAGCGTGCGTTCGACCAATTCCTTCGAGCACTCGACCCACTCAAGCTCTACTTCTTGCAGAGCGATATCGAGGCGTTTCACTCGAGTCTGACGCGGTTGGATGATTATGCCTTGGCAGGCAAAATGGACTTTGCGATCGACGCCTTTAAGACGTTTCTCAAACGCGTGGATGAACGCGTAGAAATGGCGCATGCCGCCATCGATAGCGAACACGATTTTACCGTTGCAGAAAAACTGGCCATCGACCGCGATGTCATTGAATATCCTGCCTCGGATGCAGAGGCTCAAGACCGAATGCGTCGGCAAATCAAATATCAATTGCTGGTGCTCGAAAGCGAAAAGATCCAAGCCGACAAGGACAAGGAATCGGGCAAGGAATTAACTGACACGCAGCGCGTTCTAGCAGCGGATCCCAATGAGGATCCTCGGGAGCGTTTGCATCGCCGTTATCGAACGATCCACAAGCGTTGGCACCAAACCGATGCCGATGAGCTGCTGGAGATATATGTCTCGGCCATTACCACCAGTTTCGACCCTCACACCTCGTACATGTCGCCCGACACGCTCGACAACTTCCGGATTGTGATGAGCCTCAATCTAGATGGAATTGGTGCTCAACTAATGAGTGAAGATGGCTACACCAAGCTGACCAGCATTGTCCCTGGTGGTGCCGCGGACAAGGACGGTCGACTCAAGCCAGGAGATAAAATCGTCCAAGTGGCACAAGGCGAAGACGGAATGCTGGAAGACGTTGTCGACATGAAGCTGGACGACGTAGTTCACCGCATTCGCGGGACAGCTGGCACGGTCGTAAGGCTCGGCGTCATGCCAGCCGCTGGCGGTGAGCTGCAAATCTATGACATTACGCGGGCCAAGATTACCTTGGATGACAGTGCGGCGCGAAGCGAAGTGGTTGAATATGGGAAGAAGGCGGATGGCCAACCATTCAAGTTCGGCTATATCGATTTGCCGAGCTTCTACATGGACATGCAGGCAGCACGCGATAATTCCGATAGCTTCCGCAGTACCACGCGTGACGTCAGCTTAATCCTCAGTGATTTTCGTGCTCAAAAAGTCGATGCTGTCGTCTTAGACCTCAGCCGCAATGGAGGAGGCAGCCTTACTGAAGCCATCAACCTCACCGGTCTCTTCGTCGACCAAGGACCTGTCGTGCAGGTCAAGAACCCTCAGGGGCAGGTCGACGTTTACGACGACTCAGCCTCCGGTGTCGCCTGGGATGGACCACTTGTCGTGATGACCAGCAAAGAGAGTGCCAGCGCCAGTGAAATCCTGGCAGGTGCTATCCAAGATTATAGGCGAGGCATCATCGTCGGTGACCCAACCACACACGGAAAGGGAACCGTACAAAGCTTGATTGATCTGGGCGAGCAACTCATGGGCATTCCGGGTGAAATGGGTGCACTCAAGTTGACCATCCAGCAATTCTATCTCCCGGGTGGCAAAAGCACGCAGCGGGCAGGCGTCTTGTCGGATGTCGTGCTGCCAGCCATTACAGCGAGTATCGACAACTCCGAGTCGGATCTGGATTACGCATTGCCAAACGATACGGTTCGCGAGGCCAAGCACATGGACTACAAGATGGTAGATGGTGCGGTGTTAGGTATTTTGCGAGCCAACAGTACCCAGCGGGTTAGCAATTCCAAAGGATTCGAAAAGCTGTTTCAGCGTATCGAAATGTTCAAGCAACAGAAGGACGAAGATTACGTTTCGCTCAAACGGGAAGACTTCCTGCGGAGACGCAATGAACTCGACGCACAGCGGGAAGAGCAAACGCAGGCACTCGATTCCCAAGTGCCTAAGAAGGACGTCTTCAAGATGGACTACTACAATGAAGAGATCTTGAACGTTGCTAAAGACTACGTCGAAGCGATGAGCAAATTAGACTTGGCCCAAGCTAGCTAG
- the pilM gene encoding pilus assembly protein PilM, with the protein MAKAPSVWGIEIGQSALKALRCTLDGNQVVAEAFDYIEYPKILSQPEADPETLIHEALETFVKRNDLKKTSVALSVPGQSGLAKFFKPPPVELKKVRDIVKYEAKQQIPFDLNDVVWDYQLMAGSDISEGFALESEVGLFAMKRDAVYRALKPLQAANVEIDLLQLAPLSIYNMVTYDLSLSEDPEFKYDPEHPPKSTVVLAMGTDATDLIVTNGYRVWQRSMPLGGNHFTRQLTKDLKLTYAKAEHLKRHAMEADDPKLIFQAMRPIFNDLVTEIQRSLGFFRSLNKKAEIDSLLMLGNSVKLPGLTQYLNKNLAIDINTVDSFARLTGSEVTNAPAFQDHIAAFAPVYGLCLQGLKKGPIATNLIPQEVLKERLIRSKKPWAVAAAAVLMLGFASNLLPAGSRWADVHPTRWDPAMTAAASTAETSKLQVSEDEKQANEIKLLQDIGDEVSGSNDRRILWMELLSALFKSLERPEDFDLKNLPSPMEVPYIERKVIHVEKVDCKYYPDLSTYLTERVLAAYEQDKKTRLDRLGLLKIPAAGEEGAEEETEAVEDLAAAEGEDGELGNAGWVIQIDAYHFHNSPDYAPTGDELEEFVLKYWITRLEDGSVELPSGPNGEMVEFTFKELGISYPFVIPGTLQEKHTIPNPEYIKKYGKSGAGGMMGGEGMMGGGYPGGMGSGGSGVSGGRGMPLEDEETPREFAAPKFPFKVQMVWRERPLSARLEAKRLAEEAAAEAAAAEAEAGTDDENLASDLNSDSSTL; encoded by the coding sequence ATGGCCAAAGCACCATCTGTCTGGGGAATTGAGATCGGACAGAGTGCGCTTAAAGCGCTCCGTTGTACGCTGGATGGTAACCAGGTTGTTGCTGAAGCCTTCGACTATATCGAATATCCGAAGATTCTTAGCCAACCGGAAGCCGATCCTGAAACATTGATCCACGAAGCGCTGGAAACTTTCGTCAAACGCAACGATCTTAAAAAGACGAGCGTCGCGTTGAGCGTGCCTGGCCAGAGCGGGCTGGCGAAATTCTTCAAGCCACCACCGGTGGAGCTGAAAAAAGTTCGGGATATCGTTAAATACGAAGCCAAACAACAGATTCCTTTCGACCTAAACGATGTCGTTTGGGATTATCAATTGATGGCCGGTAGCGACATTTCCGAAGGCTTCGCGCTAGAGAGCGAAGTCGGATTGTTTGCGATGAAGCGGGACGCGGTCTACCGCGCCTTAAAGCCGCTCCAAGCAGCCAATGTGGAGATCGATCTGCTGCAACTGGCACCGCTTAGCATCTACAACATGGTCACCTATGACCTGAGTTTATCCGAAGACCCTGAATTCAAATACGACCCGGAACACCCTCCCAAGTCCACAGTGGTGCTGGCGATGGGGACCGACGCAACCGACTTAATCGTCACCAATGGTTATCGAGTCTGGCAACGTAGTATGCCCTTGGGTGGCAACCACTTCACGCGCCAGTTGACCAAGGATTTGAAGTTAACTTATGCCAAGGCGGAGCACCTCAAACGGCATGCGATGGAGGCGGACGATCCCAAGCTGATCTTCCAAGCCATGCGCCCGATCTTCAATGACTTGGTCACCGAGATCCAGCGTTCCCTGGGCTTTTTCCGCAGTTTAAACAAGAAGGCCGAGATCGATTCGCTGCTGATGTTGGGCAACTCGGTCAAGCTGCCAGGCCTGACGCAGTACCTCAACAAAAACTTGGCCATCGATATCAATACGGTAGACTCCTTCGCGAGACTGACCGGTAGTGAAGTAACCAACGCGCCAGCGTTTCAAGACCACATCGCCGCCTTCGCTCCAGTCTACGGGCTGTGTCTGCAAGGCCTGAAGAAGGGACCGATTGCGACCAACCTCATCCCGCAAGAGGTGCTCAAAGAGCGGCTCATTCGTTCCAAGAAGCCTTGGGCGGTGGCTGCCGCTGCAGTCCTCATGCTGGGATTTGCTTCGAACCTCCTGCCGGCTGGCAGCCGCTGGGCTGACGTCCATCCCACGCGTTGGGACCCGGCCATGACCGCCGCAGCCAGTACGGCCGAAACCAGTAAGCTCCAAGTCTCTGAGGATGAAAAGCAAGCCAACGAAATTAAGTTGCTGCAAGATATCGGAGACGAAGTCAGCGGAAGCAACGATCGTCGCATCCTTTGGATGGAATTGTTGTCTGCCCTCTTCAAGTCCTTGGAGCGTCCGGAGGATTTCGACCTCAAGAATCTCCCCAGCCCCATGGAAGTCCCCTACATCGAACGGAAGGTAATTCATGTTGAGAAGGTTGATTGCAAGTACTATCCGGACCTCTCGACATACCTCACCGAACGCGTGCTGGCAGCTTACGAACAAGACAAAAAAACACGTCTCGATCGACTTGGACTGCTGAAAATCCCTGCCGCTGGGGAAGAGGGAGCCGAAGAGGAGACTGAAGCGGTAGAAGATCTGGCCGCCGCCGAAGGGGAAGACGGAGAGCTTGGAAACGCGGGGTGGGTCATTCAAATCGATGCCTACCACTTCCACAACAGCCCAGACTATGCTCCGACCGGCGACGAGTTGGAAGAGTTTGTCCTGAAGTACTGGATCACGCGTCTCGAAGACGGAAGTGTGGAACTCCCATCGGGTCCCAATGGGGAAATGGTCGAATTCACCTTTAAAGAATTAGGAATTTCCTACCCTTTTGTCATTCCAGGAACCTTACAAGAAAAGCATACGATTCCTAACCCTGAGTACATCAAGAAGTACGGCAAGAGCGGTGCGGGTGGAATGATGGGCGGCGAAGGGATGATGGGTGGCGGCTACCCTGGAGGCATGGGGTCCGGTGGCTCTGGGGTCTCCGGCGGACGTGGAATGCCGCTGGAGGATGAGGAGACTCCGAGGGAATTTGCTGCTCCTAAATTTCCGTTCAAAGTCCAAATGGTTTGGCGTGAACGGCCGCTCTCCGCCAGGCTGGAAGCAAAGCGACTGGCTGAAGAGGCCGCTGCCGAGGCAGCCGCCGCCGAAGCGGAAGCCGGAACCGACGATGAAAACTTAGCCAGTGACCTGAACTCCGACAGTAGCACGCTATAG